The Populus nigra chromosome 14, ddPopNigr1.1, whole genome shotgun sequence genome has a segment encoding these proteins:
- the LOC133672438 gene encoding protein HEAT STRESS TOLERANT DWD 1-like, with protein MVRSIKNPKKAKRKSKKGDGSSSSSSIPSMPTKVWQPGVDNLEEGEELECDPTAYNSLHAFHIGWPCLSFDVVRDSLGLLRTDFPHSVYFVAGTQAENPDWNSIGIFKISNVSGKRRELVPSKATAGDSDMDADNSDSDSDEDSEDEEEGGSAAPVLQLRKVAHGGCVNRIRAMIQNPHICASWSDAGYVQIWNFSTHLNALAESETEVPRGGSSVFNQAPLFNFKGHKDEGYAIDWSPRVTGRLVTGDCKSCIHLWEPTSGATWNVDATPFTGHTASVEDIQWSPTEDHVFASCSVDGHIAIWDARLGKSPAISFKAHNADVNVLSWNRLASVMLASGSDDGTFSIRDLRLLSPKSEEDKSLVAHFDYHKRPITSIEWSPHEASTLAVSSSDNQLTIWDLSLEKDEEEEAEFKAKTKEQVNAPADLPPQLLFVHQGQKDLKELHWHAQIPGMIVSTASDGFNILMPSNIQSTLPSEGA; from the exons ATGGTTCGCAgcataaaaaatccaaagaaggcaaagagaaagagcaag AAAGGAGATgggtcatcttcttcttcatcaataCCATCCATGCCAACGAAGGTTTGGCAACCCGGAGTTGACAACCTTGAAGAAGGTGAAGAACTTGAGTGTGACCCCACCGCTTACAATTCTCTTCACGCCTTTCACATTGGCTGGCCCTGCTTAAG TTTTGATGTTGTACGCGATTCACTTGGTTTGCTTCGGACTGATTTTCCACACTCTGTGTACTTTGTTGCTGGGACTCAG GCAGAGAATCCTGATTGGAACTCAATtggaatatttaaaatatctaatGTTTCTGGAAAAAGACGTGAATTGGTGCCCAGTAAAGCTACAGCCGGTGACTCTGACATGGATGCAGACAATAGTGATAGTGATAGTGATGAAGatagtgaagatgaagaagagggGGGATCTGCAGCACCAGTTTTGCAG TTGCGCAAGGTTGCTCATGGTGGATGTGTTAATCGTATTCGTGCAATGATACAAAATCCCCATATATGTGCTTCTTGGTCAGATGCTGGTTATGTACAG ATATGGAACTTCAGCACTCATCTGAATGCTTTGGCAGAGTCAGAAACAGAAGTTCCCCGGGGAGGTTCTTCAGTTTTTAATCAAGCTCCATTATTTAACTTCAAAGGGCATAAAGATGAAGGCTATGCTATAGATTGGAGTCCTCGTGTCACTGGAAGGCTGGTAACTG GTGATTGCAAGAGCTGTATTCACTTATGGGAGCCCACATCTGGTGCAACATGGAATGTTGATGCTACTCCATTTACTGGACATACTGCAAGCGTAGAAGATATACAA TGGAGTCCTACAGAAGATCATGTGTTTGCCTCTTGTTCTGTGGATGGGCATATTGCAATATGGGATGCGCGTCTGGGGAAGTCACCAGCTATTTCTTTCAAGGCACATAATGCAGATGTGAACGTGCTCTCATGGAACAG GCTGGCTAGTGTCATGTTGGCATCTGGAAGTGATGATGGAACATTTTCTATTCGTGATCTTAGATTGTTATCACCAAAATCG GAAGAGGATAAATCTTTAGTGGCACATTTTGATTACCATAAACGCCCCATCACATCCATTGAGTGGAGTCCACATGAAGCCTCCACATTGGCGGTGTCATCATCTGACAATCAATTAAC AATATGGGATCTTTCTCTGGAAAAGGATGAGGAAGAGGAAGCAGAGTTCAAAGCTAAAACAAAAGAGCAAGTAAATGCCCCAGCAGATCTGCCCCCTCAACTTTTGTTTGTTCACCAG GGACAAAAAGACTTGAAAGAACTTCATTGGCATGCTCAGATTCCGGGGATGATCGTGTCTACTGCCTCAGATGGCTTTAACATCTTGATGCCTTCGAACATACAGAGTACTCTCCCCTCTGAAGGTGCTTGA
- the LOC133672761 gene encoding transcription factor MYB53, producing MGRSPCCDESGLKKGPWTPEEDQKLVKYIQKHGHGSWRALPKLSGLNRCGKSCRLRWTNYLRPDIKRGKFSQEEEQTILNLHSVLGNKWSAIASHLPGRTDNEIKNFWNTHLKKKLIQMGFDPMTHRPRTDIFSSLPHLIALANLKELIDHHSLEEHALRLQTEAAQMAKLQYLQYLLQPQPPAASNTATSSNNLNNIGTLCDIEAFNLLNSLASLKDSPVSSLSQLDLPASSLQGINDSIPFSHLPDLQIPCNYQTPPTKGMAQAPELTVFSQGENSPISPFQFPSSSTPFPPSAVPPVTQISSMVNNLGDASSTSSYGEEVPSVWHDLLEDPLFQDIA from the exons ATGGGCAGGTCTCCTTGCTGTGACGAGAGTGGCCTCAAGAAAGGTCCCTGGACCCCTGAAGAAGATCAGAAACTTGTCAAATATATCCAAAAACATGGCCATGGAAGCTGGAGAGCCCTCCCTAAACTTTCTG GTCTTAATAGATGTGGAAAGAGTTGCAGGTTAAGGTGGACAAACTATTTAAGGCCAGATATCAAAAGAGGGAAATTTTCTcaagaagaagaacaaacaaTTCTAAATCTCCATTCCGTCCTTGGCAACAA ATGGTCTGCAATTGCAAGCCACCTACCGGGTCGGACCGATAATGAAATCAAGAATTTCTGGAACACCCACCTGAAGAAAAAGCTCATTCAAATGGGTTTTGATCCCATGACTCACAGGCCTCGCACCGATATCTTCTCAAGCTTACCTCATCTTATAGCCCTAGCTAACCTGAAGGAGCTCATAGATCACCATTCATTGGAAGAACATGCTCTGAGACTACAAACAGAAGCTGCACAGATGGCAAAACTTCAATATTTGCAATATCTCCTTCAACCTCAACCTCCTGCAGCTTCTAATACTGCAACAAGCTCAAACAACCTAAACAATATCGGTACTCTTTGTGACATCGAAGCCTTTAATCTCTTGAATTCACTTGCTTCACTCAAGGATAGCCCAGTGTCAAGTTTATCCCAGTTGGATTTACCGGCTTCCTCTCTTCAAGGGATCAATGATTCAATCCCCTTCTCCCATTTGCCTGACTTACAAATCCCTTGCAATTATCAAACACCACCAACCAAGGGCATGGCTCAAGCTCCTGAGTTAACAGTGTTTAGTCAAGGAGAGAACTCGCCCATTTCTCCATTTCAGTTTCCTTCATCTTCAACTCCATTTCCTCCTTCTGCAGTTCCACCTGTAACACAGATATCCAGCATGGTCAACAACTTGGGAGATGCCTCTAGTACTTCAAGCTATGGAGAAGAAGTTCCTTCAGTTTGGCATGACCTCCTTGAAGACCCTTTGTTTCAAGATATTGCTTAA